In the genome of Gemmatimonadota bacterium, one region contains:
- a CDS encoding Fic family protein — translation MTRISLMDVKDFKSGRSEQQYQYRSFLPTTIDKEWTVSDPQTLTLLEDASRLLGELSTYSRIVPGVDFFIHMHLLKEATTSSRIEGTQTNMEEALLDANDIDPERRDDWVEVQNYTAAIGFAIERLQTMPLSNRLLRDTHAVLMRGVRGRNKQPGEFRRSQNWIGTSLKNATFVPPHQDHVPELMSDLEKFMHDDDIHVPHLIRIAIIHYQFETIHPFLDGNGRLGRLMIALYMANFGLLAKPALYLSDFFERHKSEYYDALMSVRSTSKLLPWLQFFLTGVHETSASSIQVFRDITTLKERIEREKLPTFHPRRQAHAQALMQNLYQRPMITIKEATASLGVQTNTAAALITDFVRLGILRELTGQKRNRQFMFDEYVRLFMRGSEESE, via the coding sequence ATGACCCGGATTTCACTCATGGACGTCAAGGATTTCAAGTCGGGCCGCTCGGAACAGCAGTACCAGTATCGAAGCTTCCTGCCGACCACCATCGACAAAGAGTGGACTGTTTCTGACCCCCAGACGCTGACCCTCCTGGAAGATGCCAGCCGCCTCCTGGGCGAGCTCAGCACTTATTCGCGTATCGTTCCCGGCGTCGACTTCTTCATTCACATGCACCTCCTGAAAGAAGCGACCACGTCGAGTCGGATCGAGGGTACCCAGACCAACATGGAGGAGGCACTCCTCGACGCGAACGACATCGATCCGGAACGTCGCGACGACTGGGTGGAAGTACAGAACTACACGGCGGCGATTGGCTTCGCCATCGAGCGCCTGCAGACCATGCCTCTCTCCAACAGGCTGCTACGCGACACGCACGCGGTATTGATGCGAGGCGTGCGTGGCAGGAACAAACAGCCCGGAGAGTTCCGCAGAAGCCAGAACTGGATCGGCACGAGCCTCAAGAACGCGACCTTTGTACCGCCGCATCAGGATCACGTGCCTGAGCTGATGAGCGATCTCGAGAAGTTCATGCACGACGACGACATCCATGTGCCGCATCTGATCAGAATCGCGATCATTCACTACCAGTTCGAAACGATTCACCCATTTCTGGACGGGAATGGGCGTCTTGGGCGTCTCATGATCGCGCTCTACATGGCGAACTTCGGCCTGCTCGCGAAGCCTGCCCTGTACCTGTCCGACTTCTTCGAGCGCCACAAGTCCGAGTACTACGACGCGCTCATGTCCGTACGCAGCACGAGCAAGCTTCTCCCGTGGCTACAGTTCTTCCTGACCGGCGTGCACGAAACCTCGGCGTCATCCATCCAGGTATTTCGCGACATAACCACGCTCAAGGAAAGGATCGAGCGCGAGAAGCTCCCAACGTTTCATCCTCGCCGGCAAGCTCATGCGCAAGCGTTGATGCAGAATCTGTATCAACGACCGATGATCACGATCAAGGAAGCCACGGCATCCCTTGGCGTCCAGACCAATACCGCCGCCGCACTCATCACCGACTTCGTACGCCTTGGCATCCTGCGTGAGCTCACCGGACAGAAGCGCAACAGACAGTTCATGTTTGACGAATATGTGCGGCTGTTCATGCGTGGATCGGAAGAGAGCGAATAG
- a CDS encoding DUF981 family protein codes for MLMQAAGGLVIDWTQMPTYNTIMAVAAGSGLISLVYFARELKHETDVHLESWALAFAVPGFILAITGIHMTLTWPFAKYFPYDNIIFGETSFAFGVLLLAATFYLWSRGSTVIASGDPARYLARVARPVSLFIFGMGLALCAIAMAGLVFKLFAAPPQEPISGMFAGYPWIEAIFMSGLFGLVGIGALLFPFALRGFAHGSADTVTQRITGWCWVLGGVAFFLFGALNFFTHIGLIVHTMG; via the coding sequence ATGCTGATGCAGGCGGCTGGTGGGCTGGTGATCGACTGGACTCAGATGCCGACGTACAACACGATCATGGCTGTTGCGGCGGGAAGCGGACTGATTTCCCTCGTGTACTTCGCGCGCGAGCTCAAACACGAGACTGACGTGCATCTGGAATCGTGGGCGCTTGCGTTTGCGGTGCCGGGATTCATTCTCGCGATCACGGGGATTCACATGACGTTGACGTGGCCGTTCGCAAAATACTTTCCGTACGACAACATCATCTTCGGTGAGACCAGTTTTGCGTTCGGCGTGCTGTTGCTTGCCGCCACGTTCTATCTGTGGAGTCGTGGATCGACTGTAATCGCCAGCGGTGATCCGGCCCGGTATCTGGCGCGGGTAGCGAGACCTGTGTCGCTTTTCATTTTCGGAATGGGCCTGGCGCTGTGTGCAATCGCCATGGCTGGTCTCGTATTCAAATTGTTCGCAGCGCCTCCCCAAGAGCCGATCTCCGGAATGTTTGCTGGCTATCCGTGGATCGAGGCGATATTCATGTCGGGCCTGTTCGGTCTCGTGGGAATCGGCGCTCTACTGTTTCCGTTTGCGCTGCGTGGTTTCGCGCACGGTTCTGCTGATACTGTCACACAGCGAATCACCGGGTGGTGCTGGGTGCTTGGCGGTGTGGCGTTCTTCCTGTTTGGCGCGCTCAACTTCTTCACGCACATCGGGTTGATCGTTCACACGATGGGGTGA
- a CDS encoding Ig-like domain-containing protein, with translation MRYSRDSFYRASALVALVITFGCGGSDSVAPTVPPALTVQAGANQSVVVATATPVSPSVTLTDSHGGHPAGITVTFTPDSGAGSVSTPSAKTDNSGVASAGVWMIGTVATTQHLTASATVDGTVVNTTLSVTALPGRAAVIKIVSGDAQNGPYGATLVTPIQVSVRDQYGNATPGVNVRFSVDTGGVTAVTGTTGADGTASTRVRLPLTMGPVVLSIAADSVPEVTSSFTSRGIRFASFTMDANTTCGLSVEGYPYCWGDNAAEQLVPVGVPEGQNAIKPWPVKADLDLKSISVANIGGCALRTDGTAVCWGSNVFGANGNGSESLQLEPMTAVAGGLSFVEVQRGPNATCGTTKTGQSYCWGGNGVGQIGSANLYQTSVLKPALVDSNITFHSYALGSLHTCALDPSGKAYCWGMDLQGRLGVAAATVACNSTTYTSSGSTTIATTCSPSPVPVNTSLRFTTLAGASDATCGLDSGGTAYCWGSNDFEQLGNGSSVADTVPAQVPGAPAFKQLSAHDRGFCGLTSAGDIYCWGYVGSVVGVPNLSCPNYSDCTPTPTKVQTGRQFSSISFTTGQLCGISDGTAYCWGGDYHGALGIGVGNDLGVTTPTQVSGQTP, from the coding sequence ATGCGATATTCACGCGATTCTTTCTACCGGGCGAGCGCGCTTGTAGCGCTTGTCATAACCTTTGGCTGCGGTGGAAGCGACTCGGTGGCACCGACAGTGCCTCCGGCGCTCACAGTCCAGGCCGGCGCGAACCAATCCGTCGTCGTGGCCACAGCAACACCCGTTAGTCCGTCAGTGACGTTGACCGATAGTCACGGCGGGCATCCAGCTGGCATCACGGTCACGTTCACACCGGACAGCGGCGCGGGCAGCGTCTCGACGCCGAGCGCAAAAACCGATAACTCCGGAGTCGCATCCGCGGGCGTATGGATGATCGGGACTGTTGCAACGACGCAGCATCTGACGGCATCGGCGACGGTCGATGGTACGGTGGTGAACACAACGCTGAGTGTTACGGCGTTGCCCGGCCGAGCAGCGGTTATCAAGATCGTATCTGGCGATGCGCAGAACGGGCCGTACGGAGCGACGCTTGTTACGCCGATTCAAGTATCCGTGAGGGATCAATACGGTAACGCGACACCTGGCGTGAATGTCCGATTCAGCGTGGACACTGGTGGAGTTACGGCGGTGACGGGTACAACCGGAGCAGATGGGACGGCGAGCACGCGCGTGCGGCTCCCCTTGACTATGGGGCCAGTCGTGTTGTCGATAGCAGCCGACTCCGTTCCAGAGGTAACGAGCAGCTTCACGTCACGCGGCATTCGCTTCGCCAGCTTCACCATGGATGCAAATACGACGTGTGGATTGTCAGTTGAAGGATATCCGTACTGTTGGGGTGATAACGCGGCTGAACAACTCGTGCCTGTGGGGGTTCCAGAAGGGCAGAACGCGATCAAACCATGGCCGGTCAAAGCCGATCTGGATCTCAAGTCGATATCAGTTGCGAACATCGGCGGTTGTGCCTTGCGCACTGACGGAACGGCGGTCTGCTGGGGAAGTAATGTTTTCGGAGCGAATGGAAATGGTAGCGAGTCACTACAGCTGGAACCGATGACTGCAGTTGCAGGTGGCCTTTCATTCGTCGAAGTTCAGCGGGGGCCTAATGCAACCTGCGGCACTACCAAGACGGGACAATCGTATTGCTGGGGTGGTAATGGCGTTGGCCAGATAGGCTCCGCGAACCTGTATCAGACGTCAGTGTTGAAACCCGCGTTGGTCGACAGCAACATCACGTTCCACAGCTACGCACTAGGATCACTTCATACATGTGCGCTCGATCCTTCCGGCAAGGCCTATTGCTGGGGAATGGATCTGCAGGGTCGTCTCGGCGTCGCCGCAGCAACCGTCGCGTGTAACTCGACCACCTATACATCAAGCGGAAGTACGACGATCGCGACCACGTGCTCTCCGTCACCCGTGCCGGTCAATACTTCGTTACGGTTCACGACTCTGGCAGGCGCGTCGGACGCCACGTGCGGTCTCGATTCAGGTGGTACGGCTTATTGCTGGGGCAGCAACGATTTCGAGCAACTTGGAAATGGCAGTTCTGTTGCTGACACGGTTCCCGCTCAGGTTCCCGGTGCGCCGGCGTTCAAGCAGCTCAGCGCTCACGACCGAGGTTTCTGCGGATTGACCAGCGCCGGCGACATCTACTGCTGGGGCTATGTTGGGTCAGTAGTCGGTGTTCCGAATCTGAGCTGTCCAAACTACAGTGATTGCACACCGACTCCGACCAAAGTCCAGACGGGGCGACAGTTCTCGTCGATCTCCTTCACGACTGGTCAGCTGTGCGGAATATCAGATGGAACCGCCTACTGCTGGGGAGGTGACTATCACGGCGCACTCGGGATTGGAGTGGGCAATGATCTCGGTGTCACTACGCCGACTCAGGTGTCGGGACAGACGCCATAG
- a CDS encoding energy transducer TonB, whose protein sequence is MAQFVSAPVASAQTHKFTGDIWTEADSGRIVHASGATVYLWPEIAAVKSVMNSACTAYRTDMTSWTTARETLNDTGSAIPASAAVTRDLALLHSIAQLPHAMVQADSLGHFVFDSIPGGTYWIEAETVRNGRIVQWWKKTSLLTLPFRIGGKNSAALGSTRLGPLEYHSSQFCTDPEPRVGAAAFANDTPLTPTDGVYRPDELDRNVQVVYNGDRIQYPESMRKAGIPGDVVLSFVVDANGNAEMDAVRVVRATAPEFVDPAKRKLATMRFAPAQANGRPVRSRVSETFSFSVQP, encoded by the coding sequence ATGGCGCAATTCGTATCTGCGCCAGTTGCGTCGGCGCAGACGCACAAATTCACTGGTGACATCTGGACGGAGGCAGACAGTGGCAGAATCGTTCACGCTTCCGGCGCGACTGTGTACCTCTGGCCTGAGATCGCTGCCGTAAAGAGCGTGATGAATTCGGCATGCACGGCGTACAGGACCGACATGACATCCTGGACCACCGCGCGCGAGACGCTGAACGATACTGGCTCGGCCATTCCTGCAAGTGCGGCGGTCACGCGCGATCTGGCTCTGCTGCACTCGATCGCGCAACTCCCACATGCAATGGTGCAGGCGGACTCGCTGGGCCACTTTGTCTTTGACTCGATTCCTGGTGGCACGTACTGGATCGAAGCCGAGACAGTGCGGAACGGCAGAATCGTTCAGTGGTGGAAGAAAACTTCACTGTTGACTCTTCCCTTCCGTATCGGCGGGAAGAACTCCGCCGCGCTGGGTTCGACGCGTCTGGGGCCACTCGAGTACCATTCATCGCAATTCTGCACCGACCCGGAACCACGCGTAGGTGCAGCCGCGTTCGCGAACGACACGCCATTGACGCCGACAGATGGAGTTTATCGACCAGACGAGCTCGACAGGAACGTGCAGGTCGTTTACAACGGTGATCGGATTCAATACCCGGAATCGATGCGCAAGGCCGGTATTCCTGGTGATGTCGTCCTCAGTTTCGTGGTCGATGCCAACGGGAACGCAGAAATGGACGCGGTCCGGGTAGTACGAGCTACTGCTCCGGAATTCGTCGACCCGGCAAAACGCAAGCTTGCCACAATGCGGTTTGCTCCGGCCCAGGCCAACGGTAGGCCGGTTCGGTCACGCGTGAGTGAGACGTTCAGCTTCAGCGTCCAGCCGTAG
- a CDS encoding glycoside hydrolase, whose product MSISRLITIAAIGMAALTSVANSVASAQSTDALYAEMHWREIGPTRAGRARALSGVASQPNVFYVGYDNGGVWRSTDYGSNWVPLFDSEPTGSIGAIAVAPSDPNIIYVGTGAGIIRPDLSVGDGMYKSTDAGKTWTHLGLRDSQMIANIEVDPTNPNRLFVAVLGHPYGPNAERGIFRSTDGGKTFEKVLYKDEYVSGNDVRIDPKNPNIVYAALWQQQQSYIEGAEFGGTEGGIFKSTDGGTTWKQLTNGLPAGVIEANLGVSMSAPSTIYAMVAGTSGSATPARGGTTGTIGFYKSTDAGEHWTLAARDANNPGASSNAVLDPRPLVRIGGGDLPTIAVDPKNPNVVYSASTVFWRTEDGGVTWSAVRGAPGGDDYQKAWVNPNDTNILLVVADQGAIVSGNRGVSWSNWYNQPTAAMYHVSTDDAFPYRVCGGQQDSGSACVDSRSMDGEITFHDWHPVNIQEYGVAASDPKDPDLVFGSQRTNISLYNRRTGQTTNVGPDAEARGTEFGRNVRTMPIMWSPVNHNVLFYTSNVVWKSTDQAHSWTRISPDLARQTWAVPATVGKYSSSVKPAPQGSITALSASPRDVNVIWAGTDDGNIQVTTNGGAKWTNVTPAQIKPWTRIFNIDAGHFDTQTAYAAANTMRIDDLNPHLWRTHDGGKTWTEIDNGIAPGAATNSIREDPHKKGLLYASTETQVWVSFDDGDHWQSLRLDMPAVSVRDIQIKDDSICMCSDLIAGTHGRGFYILDDVTPLRQAAEARSANGAYLFKPQTALRIRLATNDPTPWPPELPAGENPPNGAIIDYYLSSNVSGPVTIDILDASNKVVRTYTSELKRDPDPGVDRAAYDKVCKANPESPDCDVPLYWPSRIKSMPTSAGMHRISWNMRYQPLATERGGVDATGAVPNRSSPSPSSPWAPPGQYTVRLTVAGKSYTQPLTVRLDPRVKTSPSALAENTKLSLEMYELARTTRMAYGQAHDLGEKVGQLVKEQNVDGAFKTELDSVAPDEARGGRRFFGRGGGRPSVTLNAASSAALAASLSMQAAETAPTAAQIAACARARVQAAAAMAHWNTLKTTGLSSFNALLKTKGQPALTLPALRLPAALPSDENGNVNEKENEG is encoded by the coding sequence ATGTCGATCTCTCGCTTGATCACCATCGCCGCCATTGGTATGGCGGCGCTCACATCTGTCGCCAACTCCGTCGCCAGCGCTCAGTCCACCGATGCCCTCTACGCCGAGATGCACTGGCGTGAGATCGGGCCGACGCGCGCGGGGCGCGCCCGGGCGCTCTCGGGGGTGGCCAGCCAACCGAATGTCTTCTATGTCGGGTACGACAACGGCGGTGTCTGGCGGTCCACAGATTACGGCTCTAACTGGGTGCCTCTGTTCGATAGCGAACCAACGGGATCGATCGGTGCCATAGCTGTCGCGCCTTCGGATCCGAACATCATCTATGTGGGGACTGGCGCCGGAATCATCCGACCGGATCTCTCGGTCGGCGACGGCATGTACAAGTCGACCGACGCTGGCAAGACGTGGACGCATCTGGGTCTCCGCGACAGTCAGATGATCGCGAACATCGAGGTCGATCCTACGAATCCCAACCGGTTGTTCGTCGCGGTGCTCGGACATCCTTACGGTCCGAATGCGGAGCGCGGAATATTCCGCTCGACTGATGGCGGCAAGACTTTCGAGAAGGTGCTTTACAAGGACGAGTACGTGAGCGGCAATGATGTTCGCATCGATCCAAAGAATCCGAACATCGTTTACGCTGCACTCTGGCAGCAGCAACAGAGTTACATCGAAGGCGCGGAGTTCGGCGGCACGGAAGGGGGAATCTTCAAGTCGACCGATGGCGGCACTACGTGGAAGCAGCTCACGAATGGACTTCCCGCAGGGGTGATCGAAGCGAATCTCGGTGTCTCGATGAGCGCGCCGAGCACTATCTATGCGATGGTGGCAGGCACATCCGGGTCCGCAACACCAGCTCGCGGTGGAACGACTGGAACGATTGGCTTCTACAAGTCGACCGACGCAGGCGAGCACTGGACACTTGCAGCGCGAGATGCGAACAATCCAGGAGCATCGTCGAACGCGGTGCTGGATCCGCGTCCACTCGTGCGCATCGGCGGTGGTGACCTTCCGACAATCGCAGTAGATCCAAAAAATCCGAACGTCGTCTACAGTGCATCGACGGTGTTCTGGCGCACTGAAGATGGAGGTGTCACATGGAGCGCAGTGCGCGGTGCACCGGGCGGCGATGATTATCAGAAGGCATGGGTAAACCCGAACGATACGAACATTCTGCTCGTAGTCGCGGATCAGGGCGCGATCGTTTCGGGCAATCGCGGCGTGTCGTGGAGCAACTGGTACAATCAGCCGACGGCTGCGATGTATCACGTGTCGACGGATGACGCATTCCCGTATCGCGTGTGCGGCGGCCAGCAGGATTCCGGCTCCGCTTGCGTGGACAGTAGATCGATGGATGGCGAGATCACGTTCCACGACTGGCATCCGGTGAACATTCAGGAATACGGCGTGGCGGCGAGCGATCCCAAGGATCCGGATCTCGTTTTCGGAAGCCAGCGCACCAACATCTCACTGTACAATCGCAGGACCGGCCAGACGACAAACGTGGGCCCCGACGCGGAAGCACGAGGCACCGAGTTCGGTCGCAACGTGCGTACGATGCCGATCATGTGGTCGCCGGTGAATCACAACGTTCTCTTCTATACGTCGAACGTCGTGTGGAAGTCGACCGATCAGGCGCACAGCTGGACGCGCATCAGTCCCGATCTCGCGCGTCAGACGTGGGCCGTGCCGGCCACAGTCGGAAAGTATTCCAGCAGCGTGAAGCCGGCACCACAGGGAAGCATCACTGCGCTCTCCGCGTCGCCGCGGGACGTGAACGTGATCTGGGCGGGAACCGACGACGGCAACATCCAGGTGACTACGAACGGTGGCGCCAAGTGGACCAACGTCACGCCTGCTCAGATCAAGCCGTGGACGCGCATCTTCAACATCGATGCGGGTCACTTCGATACACAGACCGCGTACGCTGCGGCGAATACTATGCGTATCGACGACCTCAATCCGCATCTCTGGCGCACGCATGATGGTGGCAAGACGTGGACCGAGATCGACAACGGTATCGCGCCCGGCGCTGCTACGAATTCCATCCGTGAGGATCCGCACAAGAAGGGATTGCTGTACGCGTCGACGGAAACTCAGGTGTGGGTGTCGTTCGACGACGGTGATCACTGGCAGTCGCTCAGGCTGGACATGCCCGCCGTGTCGGTGCGCGACATACAGATCAAGGACGACAGCATCTGCATGTGCTCCGATCTCATCGCGGGAACGCACGGGCGCGGCTTCTACATTCTCGATGATGTGACACCGTTGCGCCAGGCTGCGGAGGCTCGCAGCGCCAATGGTGCATACCTGTTCAAGCCGCAGACGGCATTGCGTATTCGTCTCGCGACCAACGATCCGACGCCATGGCCACCGGAGCTTCCCGCGGGAGAGAATCCGCCGAACGGCGCCATCATCGACTACTATCTGTCGTCGAACGTGTCCGGTCCGGTGACGATCGACATACTGGATGCGAGCAACAAGGTGGTGCGCACCTACACGAGTGAGCTCAAGCGCGATCCCGATCCGGGAGTGGATCGTGCTGCCTACGACAAGGTCTGCAAGGCGAATCCGGAGTCGCCGGATTGCGACGTGCCGTTGTACTGGCCATCGCGCATCAAGTCCATGCCGACGAGTGCCGGCATGCATCGCATCAGCTGGAACATGAGATACCAGCCGCTCGCCACGGAGCGCGGCGGAGTCGATGCTACGGGTGCGGTTCCGAATCGCAGCTCGCCGTCGCCGAGCTCGCCGTGGGCGCCGCCGGGTCAGTACACCGTGCGTCTCACCGTTGCGGGCAAGAGCTACACGCAGCCGTTGACTGTGCGTCTCGATCCGCGCGTGAAGACGTCGCCGTCTGCGCTTGCGGAGAACACCAAGCTGTCGCTCGAGATGTACGAGCTAGCGCGCACGACGCGCATGGCGTACGGGCAGGCGCACGACCTGGGAGAGAAGGTCGGTCAGCTTGTGAAGGAGCAGAATGTCGACGGTGCGTTCAAGACGGAACTCGATTCGGTTGCGCCGGACGAGGCGCGCGGCGGTCGACGGTTCTTTGGACGTGGCGGCGGTCGTCCTTCTGTCACACTCAACGCAGCGAGCAGTGCAGCGTTGGCGGCATCATTGTCGATGCAGGCCGCAGAGACGGCACCCACGGCGGCACAGATCGCTGCGTGCGCACGGGCCAGAGTGCAGGCTGCTGCGGCGATGGCGCACTGGAATACGCTCAAGACGACTGGGCTGTCGTCGTTCAACGCGCTGCTGAAGACGAAGGGTCAACCGGCGCTGACGCTGCCGGCGCTCAGGCTGCCAGCGGCGTTGCCGAGTGATGAAAATGGGAACGTGAATGAGAAGGAGAACGAAGGGTAG
- a CDS encoding aspartyl protease family protein, translating to MARLNMRHPLASSIVVALICGTGLGAQVARPVAVINLEPYQDNPDFLTVRASVSGQTRTFAFDSGEGVSMISPELAQAIGCKPWGQVTGFRMNGERIDAPHCDGITFDVSGQHFAAPSVIVFDLMKFFKPGQPRLDGSLGFDLFAGRAITFAFSGRSIVVESPASLAARIASGTEVPIRIVRDAEGLALTVDIGVPTPEGMAWMELDSGGGNSIIIGKHIASLFKLDPESKAMQQVSFTLAGKIPVIAPARVMDHMIMDGNVNVPFLSKWDVTLDLATGRAWVAPADHATH from the coding sequence ATGGCCCGCTTGAATATGAGACATCCGCTTGCATCTTCTATAGTTGTCGCACTTATCTGTGGGACCGGCCTTGGCGCGCAGGTCGCCCGCCCTGTCGCTGTAATCAATCTGGAACCCTATCAGGACAATCCCGACTTCCTGACGGTGCGCGCGAGCGTGAGCGGTCAGACTCGAACGTTTGCTTTCGACTCAGGCGAAGGCGTGTCGATGATCAGCCCCGAACTTGCGCAGGCCATCGGATGCAAGCCGTGGGGGCAGGTCACGGGTTTCCGCATGAACGGTGAGCGGATCGACGCTCCGCACTGTGACGGCATCACATTCGATGTTTCCGGTCAGCACTTTGCGGCGCCGAGTGTAATCGTGTTCGACCTGATGAAATTCTTCAAGCCGGGCCAGCCGCGCCTCGATGGGTCGCTAGGCTTCGATCTGTTCGCGGGGCGCGCGATTACCTTCGCATTCTCCGGCCGGTCCATCGTCGTGGAGAGTCCGGCGAGTCTTGCAGCACGCATCGCGAGTGGAACGGAAGTACCGATTCGCATCGTACGTGACGCCGAGGGTCTCGCGCTCACTGTCGATATCGGCGTGCCGACCCCGGAGGGAATGGCATGGATGGAGCTGGACTCGGGCGGCGGCAATTCGATCATAATCGGAAAGCACATCGCGTCGTTGTTCAAACTGGATCCGGAATCGAAAGCCATGCAGCAGGTGAGCTTCACCCTTGCCGGAAAGATCCCGGTGATAGCACCAGCTCGGGTAATGGATCACATGATCATGGATGGAAATGTCAACGTGCCGTTTCTCAGTAAATGGGACGTGACGCTCGATCTTGCGACTGGACGCGCGTGGGTCGCGCCAGCCGATCACGCCACGCACTAG
- a CDS encoding DUF4126 domain-containing protein, translated as MDSLITLAESLGIAYASGISLYATVVLVGIGERFGWIGPLPGLLSTLANPIIIGVALVLAIVEFLATLIPGVASAWEATHTLIRTPAAAALAIATAWHADPAIIALAGLLGGGLGLTTNLAKLGLRTAVDTSPEPVSNGIVNVAELGVVATMSYTVWQHPIIALAAALILLVLVLLLVRTVWRAIRNLLTGKPTAPRASGDLTQGR; from the coding sequence ATGGATTCTCTGATTACGCTGGCCGAGTCGCTCGGGATCGCGTACGCTTCCGGAATCAGCCTCTACGCCACCGTCGTCCTCGTGGGGATCGGGGAGCGCTTCGGCTGGATCGGCCCCCTGCCAGGCCTGCTGTCCACACTCGCCAACCCGATAATCATCGGAGTCGCGCTGGTTCTGGCGATCGTCGAGTTTCTAGCGACATTGATCCCCGGAGTCGCGTCCGCATGGGAAGCAACGCACACGCTGATCCGCACGCCGGCCGCAGCGGCACTCGCGATTGCCACTGCCTGGCACGCCGATCCGGCGATCATCGCCCTCGCAGGATTACTTGGCGGCGGACTCGGCCTGACCACCAATCTTGCCAAGCTCGGTCTGCGCACCGCAGTCGACACATCGCCGGAGCCAGTCAGCAATGGAATCGTCAACGTCGCTGAGCTCGGGGTCGTTGCAACGATGAGTTACACGGTGTGGCAACATCCGATAATCGCACTTGCGGCTGCGCTGATATTGCTCGTACTCGTCTTGTTGCTCGTTCGTACGGTCTGGCGCGCAATCCGCAATCTGCTGACCGGAAAGCCAACGGCGCCACGAGCGTCCGGCGACCTTACGCAGGGGCGATGA